Proteins encoded in a region of the Armatimonadota bacterium genome:
- the lpdA gene encoding dihydrolipoyl dehydrogenase: MRDPARTATDSARYATGTFVAGPAVAPPKGLERLVKEISGIVQTKEETQAMPQENFDADVVVVGAGPGGYVAAIRAAKLGAKVVCVEKEFLGGTCLNWGCIPSKAMIAGVHALQSVKHAADFGVVVNGDVSLDFEKFSARRNKIVQTLRGGVGVLFKKNGVTHVEGFVKFKSPNAIEVEKDGKTSTLTAKSFIIASGSKIIVPPIPGLQGGREDGIWTSDDAVTAPFVPKKMLIIGGGVIGVEFGYVFNGLGTDVTIVEMLPRLIPMADEDLGTELGKQLGKQGVKIMTGSAVEKLEKTKAGWKVSVKSGGETKDDTYDVVLVAVGRRSFTDQMGLEDIGVKLTRSGIETDETLKTSVPNIYAIGDVTGRIQLAHVASYEGQIAAHNIVKGEDRKADYRAVPNCIYTVPEVASVGLTEGEAKSQGHDVMVGKFLFRPLGKAMATLEQEGFVKVVSEKKYGEVLGVHVIGAHATDLIAQAVVAIKLEATVDVMVDTIHAHPTMTEAFLEAYEDTHGVAIHKV, encoded by the coding sequence GTGCGCGATCCCGCCAGGACCGCGACGGACTCCGCCCGATACGCCACTGGGACTTTCGTGGCCGGGCCTGCCGTCGCCCCGCCGAAAGGCCTTGAACGTCTCGTTAAGGAGATCAGCGGGATCGTGCAGACCAAGGAAGAAACCCAAGCCATGCCACAAGAGAACTTCGATGCGGACGTCGTCGTCGTCGGTGCCGGACCCGGCGGTTATGTCGCCGCGATCCGCGCCGCCAAACTGGGCGCCAAGGTCGTCTGCGTCGAGAAGGAGTTCTTGGGCGGGACGTGCTTGAACTGGGGGTGCATTCCGAGCAAGGCCATGATCGCGGGCGTCCATGCGTTGCAGTCGGTCAAGCACGCGGCCGACTTCGGCGTCGTCGTCAACGGAGACGTCTCGCTCGACTTCGAGAAGTTTTCGGCCCGGCGCAACAAGATCGTCCAGACGCTCCGGGGCGGCGTCGGCGTCCTGTTCAAGAAGAACGGCGTCACCCATGTCGAAGGCTTCGTCAAGTTCAAGAGCCCCAACGCGATCGAAGTCGAGAAGGACGGCAAGACGTCCACGCTGACGGCGAAGTCGTTCATCATCGCGAGCGGAAGCAAGATCATCGTCCCGCCGATCCCCGGCCTGCAGGGCGGCCGAGAAGACGGGATCTGGACGAGCGACGACGCGGTCACGGCCCCCTTTGTCCCGAAGAAGATGCTGATCATCGGCGGCGGTGTCATCGGCGTCGAGTTCGGCTACGTGTTCAACGGACTCGGGACGGACGTCACCATCGTCGAAATGCTGCCAAGGCTCATTCCGATGGCGGACGAAGACCTCGGAACCGAACTGGGCAAGCAGCTCGGCAAACAGGGCGTCAAGATCATGACGGGTTCGGCCGTCGAGAAGCTTGAAAAGACCAAGGCCGGTTGGAAAGTTTCGGTCAAGAGCGGGGGCGAAACGAAGGACGATACGTATGACGTGGTGCTCGTGGCGGTGGGGCGCCGGTCGTTCACGGACCAGATGGGACTCGAGGACATCGGCGTCAAACTCACCCGGAGCGGGATCGAGACCGACGAGACCCTCAAGACCAGCGTGCCGAACATTTATGCCATCGGTGACGTGACGGGCCGGATCCAACTCGCTCACGTCGCGAGCTATGAAGGCCAGATCGCCGCGCACAACATCGTCAAAGGTGAGGACCGCAAGGCCGACTACCGCGCCGTGCCGAACTGCATCTACACGGTGCCCGAAGTCGCAAGCGTCGGTCTGACCGAAGGCGAGGCCAAGAGCCAAGGCCACGACGTCATGGTCGGCAAGTTCCTGTTCCGGCCGCTCGGCAAGGCCATGGCGACGCTGGAACAAGAGGGTTTCGTCAAGGTCGTCAGCGAGAAGAAGTACGGCGAAGTGCTCGGCGTCCACGTAATCGGCGCGCATGCGACCGACCTCATCGCCCAGGCCGTCGTCGCGATCAAGTTGGAAGCGACGGTCGACGTCATGGTCGACACGATCCATGCGCACCCGACGATGACCGAAGCGTTCCTTGAAGCCTACGAGGACACTCACGGCGTCGCCATCCATAAGGTGTAA
- a CDS encoding FAD-dependent oxidoreductase, whose translation MKVVVVGAGVIGLCTAWSLRRDGHEVTVVDRGPFDGDRASLGNGGIVVPSHFVPLAAPGMVATGLKLMTRRDGPFRIKPSLDAGLAKWCWLFTRHCTEDNVSQGAPLLRDLHLESRGLFESLVEEIGDDFGFERKGLLMTCLTEHGLEEEVEVAHRARELGLQADVLDRDQVQARVGTTRVEAKGAVYFADDAHMAPHVLVRRLQETLEDRGVTFLWNVKAGGVSPEGGLSTPDGPFAYDALVVAAGTWSGVWAKTIGLDMPLQPGKGLNVGLSAPPRPLEMPLLLKEARIAVTPMCGGIRFGGTMELGEWSLEPDTVRAQAMVKNIPAYLPDFPEDLFADVPVWTGLRPCSPDGLPYVGRSQRAQNVVFATGHGMMGLSLGPVTGDMVAREIASPGSCPAALSPDRFDG comes from the coding sequence GTGAAGGTCGTCGTCGTCGGGGCAGGCGTGATCGGCCTGTGCACGGCTTGGTCGTTACGCCGCGACGGGCACGAGGTCACGGTCGTCGACCGCGGCCCTTTCGACGGTGACCGCGCGTCCCTCGGGAACGGGGGCATCGTCGTGCCGTCCCACTTCGTCCCCTTGGCGGCACCGGGAATGGTCGCGACGGGTCTGAAACTGATGACCCGCCGGGACGGCCCGTTCCGGATCAAGCCGTCCCTGGACGCCGGGCTCGCCAAGTGGTGCTGGCTCTTCACCCGGCACTGCACCGAGGACAACGTGTCCCAAGGAGCGCCGCTGCTCAGAGACCTCCACTTGGAGAGTCGCGGCTTGTTCGAATCCCTCGTCGAAGAGATCGGTGACGACTTCGGCTTTGAACGCAAAGGCCTCTTGATGACCTGCCTGACCGAACACGGTCTTGAAGAAGAGGTCGAAGTCGCCCACAGGGCCCGCGAACTAGGTCTCCAGGCAGACGTCCTCGACCGCGATCAAGTGCAGGCCAGGGTCGGGACGACGCGTGTCGAAGCCAAGGGCGCGGTCTATTTCGCCGACGACGCTCACATGGCCCCTCACGTCTTGGTCCGTCGTCTTCAAGAGACGCTCGAAGACCGCGGCGTGACGTTTCTCTGGAACGTCAAGGCGGGCGGCGTCTCGCCTGAAGGCGGGTTATCGACACCGGACGGACCGTTCGCCTACGACGCCCTGGTCGTCGCGGCCGGAACGTGGTCCGGCGTCTGGGCCAAGACGATCGGTCTCGACATGCCGCTTCAGCCCGGTAAGGGACTCAACGTCGGCCTTTCGGCGCCGCCCCGGCCGCTCGAAATGCCGCTTTTGTTGAAGGAGGCGCGGATCGCCGTCACTCCGATGTGCGGCGGCATCCGGTTCGGTGGCACGATGGAACTGGGCGAGTGGTCGCTCGAACCCGACACGGTGCGTGCGCAGGCCATGGTCAAGAACATCCCCGCCTATCTTCCCGACTTCCCCGAAGACCTCTTTGCGGACGTGCCCGTCTGGACGGGCCTCCGGCCCTGTTCGCCTGACGGACTGCCGTACGTCGGACGGTCGCAGCGGGCGCAAAACGTCGTGTTCGCGACCGGTCACGGCATGATGGGTTTGAGCCTGGGCCCCGTGACCGGAGACATGGTCGCCCGAGAGATCGCGTCACCGGGATCGTGCCCGGCAGCCTTGTCCCCCGACCGTTTCGACGGCTAG